In one window of Arachis ipaensis cultivar K30076 chromosome B06, Araip1.1, whole genome shotgun sequence DNA:
- the LOC107645317 gene encoding tubulin beta chain — protein MREILHVQGGQCGNQIGSKFWEVICDEHGIDPTGKHQAPADANDAALSDLQLERINVYYNEASGGRFVPRAVLMDLEPGTMDSIRSGPFGKVFRPDNFVFGQSGAGNNWAKGHYTEGAELIDSVLDVVRKEAENCDCLQGFQVCHSLGGGTGSGMGTLLISKIREEYPDRMMLTFSVFPSPKVSDTVVEPYNATLSVHQLVENADECMVLDNEALYDICFRTLKLTTPSFGDLNHLISATMSGVTCCLRFPGQLNSDLRKLAVNLIPFPRLHFFMVGFAPLTSRGSQQYVSLTVPELTQQMWDAKNMMCAADPRHGRYLTASAMFRGKMSTKEVDEQMINVQNKNSSYFVEWIPNNVKSSVCDIPPKNLKMACTFIGNSTSIQEMFRRVSEQFTAMFRRKAFLHWYTGEGMDEMEFTEAESNMNDLVAEYQQYQDATVEEDEEEYGEEGEEQVYEEQ, from the exons ATGAGAGAGATTCTTCACGTTCAAGGAGGTCAATGCGGGAACCAGATCGGTTCCAAGTTCTGGGAAGTCATCTGCGACGAGCACGGCATCGATCCCACCGGCAAGCACCAGGCCCCGGCCGACGCCAACGACGCCGCCCTCTCCGACCTCCAGCTTGAGCGCATCAACGTCTACTACAATGAGGCTTCAGGAGGCAGGTTCGTCCCCAGGGCTGTTCTCATGGATCTTGAGCCCGGAACCATGGACAGCATCAGATCCGGTCCATTCGGTAAGGTCTTCCGTCCGGATAACTTCGTTTTCGGACAGTCCGGCGCCGGTAACAACTGGGCGAAAGGTCATTACACTGAAGGCGCTGAGTTAATCGATTCCGTTCTCGATGTTGTTCGCAAAGAAGCCGAGAACTGCGACTGCTTGCAAG GTTTCCAAGTTTGTCACTCACTTGGAGGAGGCACGGGTTCTGGCATGGGAACACTCTTGATATCCAAGATCAGAGAAGAGTATCCAGACAGAATGATGCTCACGTTCTCCGTTTTCCCCTCACCAAAGGTATCTGACACCGTTGTAGAGCCATACAATGCTACCTTATCCGTTCACCAACTCGTGGAGAACGCAGATGAATGCATGGTTCTTGACAATGAAGCACTTTATGACATCTGCTTCAGGACTCTCAAACTCACCACTCCTAGTT TTGGCGATCTGAACCATCTGATTTCTGCAACTATGAGCGGTGTGACCTGTTGCTTGAGGTTCCCTGGACAACTGAATTCTGACCTGAGGAAGCTGGCCGTGAACCTTATCCCATTCCCTCGTCTCCACTTCTTCATGGTGGGGTTTGCACCTCTCACCTCTCGCGGCTCTCAGCAGTACGTCTCCCTCACCGTCCCAGAACTCACACAGCAAATGTGGGACGCCAAGAATATGATGTGCGCCGCTGATCCCCGCCACGGTCGGTACCTCACCGCATCAGCCATGTTCAGGGGAAAGATGAGTACAAAAGAGGTGGATGAACAAATGATCAATGTGCAGAATAAGAACTCCTCGTACTTCGTTGAGTGGATCCCCAACAACGTGAAGTCCAGTGTGTGTGACATCCCACCCAAGAATCTGAAGATGGCATGCACTTTCATCGGTAACTCGACATCGATTCAAGAGATGTTCAGGAGAGTGAGCGAGCAGTTCACTGCAATGTTCCGCCGAAAAGCTTTCTTGCACTGGTACACAGGTGAGGGAATGGACGAGATGGAGTTCACAGAGGCAGAGAGCAACATGAACGATTTAGTGGCAGAGTACCAGCAATACCAGGATGCAACTGTGGAGGAGGATGAGGAGGAGTATGGTGAAGAGGGTGAAGAACAGGTTTATGAGGAGCAGTAG
- the LOC107645315 gene encoding uncharacterized protein LOC107645315 isoform X1, with amino-acid sequence MGSVCSSGMAEEKKKKKNAEVVNGEKTIRCAWKLRNKNKIVANRNNVYSRTIHGVTKQKNKETRFSTEFKKSNNPTASRAKQGSQRGSLLGRAGERAVEVLDTLGSSIPKLSTSDGFISGMNLNRGHKICILAFEVANTINKGAILFHSLSEENIQFLKKEIFQSEGVQKLVSTDTTELLSLVEADKREEFNAFSKEVVRFGNMCKEHQWHNLDRFFSRLGVDVLSNKDLKLEAEKTMQELITLGHNTAELYHELSAYDRFKQDYQEKVKEMESLNLPLKGESLTIIQSELKHQRKIVKNLQRKSLWSRNLEEVVEKLVDIITYMHRSISKFLGNDAGATVVKFTSNGSQRLGEAGLALHYANIINQINMMASRPSAFPPNMRDTLYHGLPNSIKSILQSRLQNMDITKELSMTQVKAEMDKTLQWLTPIATNTTKAHQGFGWVGEWANGGNNNEFGDSTAKESNLIRLQTLYYAERHKIDSYIIELLTCLNHLVTFVRYRHHSGSNNGIKPKQGKSNSPQKGLDFQSKMLQFITTLERDRNNIGTHQQLSQEDKSLLEEVIARTRIPGVSKSENLALTNKKEYANSGFLHYSKSVGSSPLNKGLFGFHHQNSHVLDLIDGLRH; translated from the exons ATGGGGTCGGTTTGTTCATCGGGCATGgctgaggagaagaagaagaagaagaatgcagaGGTTGTTAATGGAGAGAAGACTATAAGGTGTGCTTGGAAGCTTCGGAACAAAAACAAGATCGTTGCTAACAGGAATAATGTATATTCAAGGACTATTCATGGTGTtacaaaacaaaagaacaaaGAGACTCGGTTTTCAACTGAGTTCAAGAAATCGAATAATCCTACTGCATCACGTGCAAAACAG GGCTCGCAACGTGGCTCCTTGCTCGGCCGAGCCGGGGAGAGGGCGGTGGAAGTTCTGGACACACTTGGAAGCAGCATACCAAAGCTGAGCACAAGTGATGGATTTATCTCTGGCATGAATCTTAATAGAGGGCACAAAATATGTATATTGGCCTTTGAAGTAGCCAACACAATAAACAAAGGAGCAATTCTGTTTCATTCACTCTCTGAAGAAAACATTCAGTTCCTTAAAAAAGAGATCTTTCAATCAGAAGGAGTTCAAAAATTGGTTTCTACTGATACAACAGAGTTACTAAGTCTTGTTGAGGCTGACAAAAG GGAAGAATTCAATGCCTTCTCCAAGGAAGTAGTTAGATTTGGAAATATGTGCAAAGAACATCAGTGGCATAACCTTGATAGATTTTTCTCAAG ATTAGGTGTGGATGTCTTGAGCAATAAAGACCTTAAGCTAGAGGCAGAAAAGACAATGCAGGAGTTGATCACACTAGGTCACAATACTGCT GAATTGTACCATGAGTTAAGTGCTTATGACCGTTTTAAACAAGATTATCAAGAAAAGGTTAAGGAGATGGAGTCCTTAAATCTTCCTTTAAAAG GGGAGAGTCTCACAATTATTCAGAGTGAGCTAAAGCATCAAAGAAAGATTGTGAAGAACTTGCAAAGGAAATCTCTCTGGTCCAGAAATTTGGAGGAG GTAGTTGAAAAGCTTGTAGATATTATTACCTATATGCATCGATCAATTTCTAAGTTCCTTGGAAATGATG CAGGTGCAACTGTTGTCAAGTTTACCAGCAATGGTTCTCAAAGACTAGGTGAAGCTGGTCTTGCATTGCACTATGCTAACATTATCAATCAGATAAATATGATG GCATCTCGGCCATCAGCATTTCCTCCAAATATGAGGGACACATTATATCATGGATTGCCCAATAGTATTAAGAGTATCCTTCAATCTAGGTTGCAAAATATGGATATCACTAAAGAG CTTTCCATGACTCAGGTCAAAGCTGAGATGGACAAGACTCTCCAATGGCTAACCCCAATTGCTACAAATACGACCAA AGCACACCAAGGGTTTGGATGGGTTGGTGAATGGGCAAATGGAGG gAATAATAATGAGTTTGGTGACAGCACAGCCAAGGAGAGTAATCTAATTCGCCTCCAAACATTATATTATGCTGAGAGGCATAAGATAGATTCTTACATAATTGAATTGTTGACATGTCTCAACCATTTGGTTACATTTGTAAGATATAGACATCATAGTGGTAGTAATAATGGCATCAAGCCTAAGCAAGGCAAAAGTAACAGTCCTCAGAAGGGTCTTGACTTTCAGTCAAAGATGTTGCAATTCATAACAACCTTGGAGAGGGATAGGAACAACATAGGAACTCATCAACAACTTTCACAAGAAGATAAGAGTTTGTTGGAAGAGGTAATTGCAAGGACAAGGATCCCTGGAGTTAGCAAGAGTGAGAACCTTGCATTGACCAACAAGAAGGAATATGCAAACAGTGGTTTCTTGCATTATAGCAAGAGTGTTGGGAGTTCACCTCTTAATAAGGGCTTATTTGGATTTCACCACCAGAATTCACATGTTTTGGACCTCATAGATGGTTTAAGACATTGA
- the LOC107645316 gene encoding uncharacterized protein LOC107645316, which produces MEQSNGENGSGGRVRSTQLTEDEREVFDILVRLHDMVLEFESEVRIPFQWGRKKKRSAIQPSFFRRFSSSPPPVSNGGGDGGVVAAAAVKGEAPSPATPLSLSLTESDEKPNNILRAKASLKRKREHYLKLIEDLTKSQASLNKEIENVKNFRDRLRAFNSKLKERKLELNNGPKSECKNSSMEIGCEMQQKLGHDAPRNSSNSMGEYQENNKPHELHNLQAPNAPHHIRLRVNNHSEAPQLCSREGINQLPKKLMQMEAPSSSSPNSSLAIVNNNGNSNIVQPVIPDLNAFPEDFVQVDSYQPLDTTAANKDLSRVMAAQARQMRLQKNRLKNSTATKSRYSCR; this is translated from the exons ATGGAACAGAGCAATGGTGAAAACGGTTCAGGTGGTCGTGTGAGGTCAACGCAGTTGACCGAAGATGAGAGAGAGGTTTTTGACATCCTTGTGAGATTGCATGACATGGTGTTGGAATTTGAATCAGAGGTACGAATACCGTTCCAATGGGGACGAAAGAAGAAGAGATCTGCAATTCAACCTAGCTTTTTCCGCCGTTTCTCTTCTTCTCCGCCGCCGGTGAGTAACGGTGGTGGTGACGGCGGTGTTGTGGCGGCGGCGGCGGTGAAAGGAGAAGCTCCAAGCCCAGCAACTCCTTTGTCCTTATCGCTAACTGAATCTGACGAAAAGCCCAATAACATATTAAGAGCCAAAGCCTCTCTCAAAAGG AAGAGAGAACATTATCTAAAACTTATAGAAGATTTGACTAAGAGCCAAGCTTCGCTGAATAAG GAGATAGAAAATGTGAAGAATTTCCGTGACCGATTGAGGGCCTTCAATTCGAAgttgaaagaaagaaaactaGAG CTAAATAATGGCCCCAAAAGTGAATGCAAAAATAGCAGCATGGAAATTGGGTGTGAAATGCAACAAAAATTGGGCCATGATGCACCAAGGAACTCATCAAATTCCATGGGCGAATATCAAGAAAACAATAAGCCTCATGAATTGCATAATCTACAAGCGCCAAACGCACCACATCACATAAGACTGAGGGTCAATAACCATTCTGAGGCACCCCAATTGTGTAGCAGGGAGGGAATTAATCAATTACCAAAAAAATTGATGCAAATGGAAGCACCTTCTTCATCTTCACCAAATTCATCATTGGCTATTGTCAACAATAATGGTAATAGTAACATAGTGCAACCAGTGATTCCTGATCTCAACGCCTTTCCTGAAGATTTCGTTCAGGTGGACTCTTACCAGCCGTTGGATACGACTGCTGCAAACAAGGATTTGAGCAGAGTTATGGCAGCTCAAGCTAGGCAGATGAGGCTTCAGAAAAACAGGCTCAAGAATTCTACAGCCACTAAGTCACGATATTCTTGTAGATGA
- the LOC107645315 gene encoding uncharacterized protein LOC107645315 isoform X3: MGSVCSSGMAEEKKKKKNAEVVNGEKTIRCAWKLRNKNKIVANRNNVYSRTIHGVTKQKNKETRFSTEFKKSNNPTASRAKQGSQRGSLLGRAGERAVEVLDTLGSSIPKLSTSDGFISGMNLNRGHKICILAFEVANTINKGAILFHSLSEENIQFLKKEIFQSEGVQKLVSTDTTELLSLVEADKREEFNAFSKEVVRFGNMCKEHQWHNLDRFFSRLGVDVLSNKDLKLEAEKTMQELITLGHNTAELYHELSAYDRFKQDYQEKVKEMESLNLPLKGESLTIIQSELKHQRKIVKNLQRKSLWSRNLEEVVEKLVDIITYMHRSISKFLGNDAGATVVKFTSNGSQRLGEAGLALHYANIINQINMMASRPSAFPPNMRDTLYHGLPNSIKSILQSRLQNMDITKELSMTQVKAEMDKTLQWLTPIATNTTKNNNEFGDSTAKESNLIRLQTLYYAERHKIDSYIIELLTCLNHLVTFVRYRHHSGSNNGIKPKQGKSNSPQKGLDFQSKMLQFITTLERDRNNIGTHQQLSQEDKSLLEEVIARTRIPGVSKSENLALTNKKEYANSGFLHYSKSVGSSPLNKGLFGFHHQNSHVLDLIDGLRH; this comes from the exons ATGGGGTCGGTTTGTTCATCGGGCATGgctgaggagaagaagaagaagaagaatgcagaGGTTGTTAATGGAGAGAAGACTATAAGGTGTGCTTGGAAGCTTCGGAACAAAAACAAGATCGTTGCTAACAGGAATAATGTATATTCAAGGACTATTCATGGTGTtacaaaacaaaagaacaaaGAGACTCGGTTTTCAACTGAGTTCAAGAAATCGAATAATCCTACTGCATCACGTGCAAAACAG GGCTCGCAACGTGGCTCCTTGCTCGGCCGAGCCGGGGAGAGGGCGGTGGAAGTTCTGGACACACTTGGAAGCAGCATACCAAAGCTGAGCACAAGTGATGGATTTATCTCTGGCATGAATCTTAATAGAGGGCACAAAATATGTATATTGGCCTTTGAAGTAGCCAACACAATAAACAAAGGAGCAATTCTGTTTCATTCACTCTCTGAAGAAAACATTCAGTTCCTTAAAAAAGAGATCTTTCAATCAGAAGGAGTTCAAAAATTGGTTTCTACTGATACAACAGAGTTACTAAGTCTTGTTGAGGCTGACAAAAG GGAAGAATTCAATGCCTTCTCCAAGGAAGTAGTTAGATTTGGAAATATGTGCAAAGAACATCAGTGGCATAACCTTGATAGATTTTTCTCAAG ATTAGGTGTGGATGTCTTGAGCAATAAAGACCTTAAGCTAGAGGCAGAAAAGACAATGCAGGAGTTGATCACACTAGGTCACAATACTGCT GAATTGTACCATGAGTTAAGTGCTTATGACCGTTTTAAACAAGATTATCAAGAAAAGGTTAAGGAGATGGAGTCCTTAAATCTTCCTTTAAAAG GGGAGAGTCTCACAATTATTCAGAGTGAGCTAAAGCATCAAAGAAAGATTGTGAAGAACTTGCAAAGGAAATCTCTCTGGTCCAGAAATTTGGAGGAG GTAGTTGAAAAGCTTGTAGATATTATTACCTATATGCATCGATCAATTTCTAAGTTCCTTGGAAATGATG CAGGTGCAACTGTTGTCAAGTTTACCAGCAATGGTTCTCAAAGACTAGGTGAAGCTGGTCTTGCATTGCACTATGCTAACATTATCAATCAGATAAATATGATG GCATCTCGGCCATCAGCATTTCCTCCAAATATGAGGGACACATTATATCATGGATTGCCCAATAGTATTAAGAGTATCCTTCAATCTAGGTTGCAAAATATGGATATCACTAAAGAG CTTTCCATGACTCAGGTCAAAGCTGAGATGGACAAGACTCTCCAATGGCTAACCCCAATTGCTACAAATACGACCAA gAATAATAATGAGTTTGGTGACAGCACAGCCAAGGAGAGTAATCTAATTCGCCTCCAAACATTATATTATGCTGAGAGGCATAAGATAGATTCTTACATAATTGAATTGTTGACATGTCTCAACCATTTGGTTACATTTGTAAGATATAGACATCATAGTGGTAGTAATAATGGCATCAAGCCTAAGCAAGGCAAAAGTAACAGTCCTCAGAAGGGTCTTGACTTTCAGTCAAAGATGTTGCAATTCATAACAACCTTGGAGAGGGATAGGAACAACATAGGAACTCATCAACAACTTTCACAAGAAGATAAGAGTTTGTTGGAAGAGGTAATTGCAAGGACAAGGATCCCTGGAGTTAGCAAGAGTGAGAACCTTGCATTGACCAACAAGAAGGAATATGCAAACAGTGGTTTCTTGCATTATAGCAAGAGTGTTGGGAGTTCACCTCTTAATAAGGGCTTATTTGGATTTCACCACCAGAATTCACATGTTTTGGACCTCATAGATGGTTTAAGACATTGA
- the LOC107645315 gene encoding uncharacterized protein LOC107645315 isoform X2 — MGSVCSSGMAEEKKKKKNAEVVNGEKTIRCAWKLRNKNKIVANRNNVYSRTIHGVTKQKNKETRFSTEFKKSNNPTASRAKQGSQRGSLLGRAGERAVEVLDTLGSSIPKLSTSDGFISGMNLNRGHKICILAFEVANTINKGAILFHSLSEENIQFLKKEIFQSEGVQKLVSTDTTELLSLVEADKREEFNAFSKEVVRFGNMCKEHQWHNLDRFFSRLGVDVLSNKDLKLEAEKTMQELITLGHNTAELYHELSAYDRFKQDYQEKVKEMESLNLPLKGESLTIIQSELKHQRKIVKNLQRKSLWSRNLEEVVEKLVDIITYMHRSISKFLGNDGATVVKFTSNGSQRLGEAGLALHYANIINQINMMASRPSAFPPNMRDTLYHGLPNSIKSILQSRLQNMDITKELSMTQVKAEMDKTLQWLTPIATNTTKAHQGFGWVGEWANGGNNNEFGDSTAKESNLIRLQTLYYAERHKIDSYIIELLTCLNHLVTFVRYRHHSGSNNGIKPKQGKSNSPQKGLDFQSKMLQFITTLERDRNNIGTHQQLSQEDKSLLEEVIARTRIPGVSKSENLALTNKKEYANSGFLHYSKSVGSSPLNKGLFGFHHQNSHVLDLIDGLRH; from the exons ATGGGGTCGGTTTGTTCATCGGGCATGgctgaggagaagaagaagaagaagaatgcagaGGTTGTTAATGGAGAGAAGACTATAAGGTGTGCTTGGAAGCTTCGGAACAAAAACAAGATCGTTGCTAACAGGAATAATGTATATTCAAGGACTATTCATGGTGTtacaaaacaaaagaacaaaGAGACTCGGTTTTCAACTGAGTTCAAGAAATCGAATAATCCTACTGCATCACGTGCAAAACAG GGCTCGCAACGTGGCTCCTTGCTCGGCCGAGCCGGGGAGAGGGCGGTGGAAGTTCTGGACACACTTGGAAGCAGCATACCAAAGCTGAGCACAAGTGATGGATTTATCTCTGGCATGAATCTTAATAGAGGGCACAAAATATGTATATTGGCCTTTGAAGTAGCCAACACAATAAACAAAGGAGCAATTCTGTTTCATTCACTCTCTGAAGAAAACATTCAGTTCCTTAAAAAAGAGATCTTTCAATCAGAAGGAGTTCAAAAATTGGTTTCTACTGATACAACAGAGTTACTAAGTCTTGTTGAGGCTGACAAAAG GGAAGAATTCAATGCCTTCTCCAAGGAAGTAGTTAGATTTGGAAATATGTGCAAAGAACATCAGTGGCATAACCTTGATAGATTTTTCTCAAG ATTAGGTGTGGATGTCTTGAGCAATAAAGACCTTAAGCTAGAGGCAGAAAAGACAATGCAGGAGTTGATCACACTAGGTCACAATACTGCT GAATTGTACCATGAGTTAAGTGCTTATGACCGTTTTAAACAAGATTATCAAGAAAAGGTTAAGGAGATGGAGTCCTTAAATCTTCCTTTAAAAG GGGAGAGTCTCACAATTATTCAGAGTGAGCTAAAGCATCAAAGAAAGATTGTGAAGAACTTGCAAAGGAAATCTCTCTGGTCCAGAAATTTGGAGGAG GTAGTTGAAAAGCTTGTAGATATTATTACCTATATGCATCGATCAATTTCTAAGTTCCTTGGAAATGATG GTGCAACTGTTGTCAAGTTTACCAGCAATGGTTCTCAAAGACTAGGTGAAGCTGGTCTTGCATTGCACTATGCTAACATTATCAATCAGATAAATATGATG GCATCTCGGCCATCAGCATTTCCTCCAAATATGAGGGACACATTATATCATGGATTGCCCAATAGTATTAAGAGTATCCTTCAATCTAGGTTGCAAAATATGGATATCACTAAAGAG CTTTCCATGACTCAGGTCAAAGCTGAGATGGACAAGACTCTCCAATGGCTAACCCCAATTGCTACAAATACGACCAA AGCACACCAAGGGTTTGGATGGGTTGGTGAATGGGCAAATGGAGG gAATAATAATGAGTTTGGTGACAGCACAGCCAAGGAGAGTAATCTAATTCGCCTCCAAACATTATATTATGCTGAGAGGCATAAGATAGATTCTTACATAATTGAATTGTTGACATGTCTCAACCATTTGGTTACATTTGTAAGATATAGACATCATAGTGGTAGTAATAATGGCATCAAGCCTAAGCAAGGCAAAAGTAACAGTCCTCAGAAGGGTCTTGACTTTCAGTCAAAGATGTTGCAATTCATAACAACCTTGGAGAGGGATAGGAACAACATAGGAACTCATCAACAACTTTCACAAGAAGATAAGAGTTTGTTGGAAGAGGTAATTGCAAGGACAAGGATCCCTGGAGTTAGCAAGAGTGAGAACCTTGCATTGACCAACAAGAAGGAATATGCAAACAGTGGTTTCTTGCATTATAGCAAGAGTGTTGGGAGTTCACCTCTTAATAAGGGCTTATTTGGATTTCACCACCAGAATTCACATGTTTTGGACCTCATAGATGGTTTAAGACATTGA